In Melospiza georgiana isolate bMelGeo1 chromosome 8, bMelGeo1.pri, whole genome shotgun sequence, one genomic interval encodes:
- the LOC131086304 gene encoding C-type lectin domain family 2 member H-like, with the protein MKTPRIPPTPPSAFKCRRSRRACCVLSGSEKRRRVRVILQRRRRHPEPGGTAAELGGGSSPGCHQRVCKAVPEAELLKALPTLVMCPKEDAICSSQRDSGCELNESEFCSILGVGNEPLKTGSATSNEHKRNLRRFLGELFRCHPVGTAVLILLLLVLVLALGAAVAVQSALQVPVTPATPQCVLGCPHGWVGSNGVCYYFSREYSTWEQGQERCSELNASLAIAKDEEAMDLLFRLRGNGDFWLGLRRRGERLHWGDGSSYSSRFPVLGNSQCVYLADGKRFRSEFCSNERPYVCSKAQAPL; encoded by the exons ATGAAAACGCCCAGAATCCCTCCCACACCTCCATCGGCCTTCAAGTGCCGGCGCAGCCGCCGTGCCTGCTGTGTCTTGTCGGGATCGGAGAAGCGGCGGCGCGTTCGGGTCATTctgcagcggcggcggcggcacccGGAGCCCGGCGGGACGGCGGCGGAGCTCGGAGGCGGctccagcccag GGTGCCATCAGCGTGTCTGTAAAGCTGTTCCCGAGGCCGAGCTCCTAAAGGCTTTGCCAACACTCGTGATGTGTCCGAAGGAAGATGCTATTTGTTCCAGCCAGAGAGACTCTGGCTGTGAGCTAAACGAGAGTGAATTCTGCTCCATTCTTGGGGTTGGGAATGAGCCCCTGAAGACAGGATCTGCAACCAGCAATGAACACAAAAGGAACCTCCGAAGATTCCTGG gtgaacTGTTCAGGTGCCATCCTGTGGGCACGGCGGTGctgattctgctgctcctggtgctggtgctggctttgggggcagcCGTGGCTGTGCAGTCAG cactacaggttCCAGTCACACCTGCAACCCCACAGTGTGTTctgggctgtccccatggctgggTCGGGTCCAATGGGGTCTGCTACTACTTCTCACGGGAATACAGCACGTGGGAGCAGGGTCAGGAACGGTGCTCCGAGCTCAATGCCTCCCTGGCCATTGCCAAGGATGAGGAGGccatg GATTTGCTCTTCCGTCTCCGCGGGAACGGCGATTTCTGGCTCGGGCTGCGCAGACGGGGCGAGCGCCTGCACTGGGGGGACGGCAGCAGCTACAGCTCCCG GTTTCCTGTCCTCGGCAATTCCCAGTGTGTGTACCTGGCTGACGGGAAAAGATTCAGGAGTGAGTTCTGCTCCAATGAGCGGCCGTATGTCTGCAGCAAGGCCCAAGCTCCCCTGTAA